A part of Carettochelys insculpta isolate YL-2023 chromosome 1, ASM3395843v1, whole genome shotgun sequence genomic DNA contains:
- the P2RY2 gene encoding P2Y purinoceptor 2, whose product MENFPGLRSWNISANSSTVVCSVEDNTYKCKFNEEFKYILLPVSYGIVCVVGLCLNLLALYVFLFRIKIWNASTTYMFNLAVSDTLYVVSLPLLVYYYAKGDNWPFSVGLCKIVRFLFYTNLYCSILFLLCISVHRFLGICFPLKSLRWGHVRYARRVSGMVWLIIITCQSPVLFFVTTSVRCATITCHDTSSKELFGQFVIYSSVMLVLLFCIPFLTIIVCYCLMARKLLQPTRGTSRMSRSKKKSVKMIIIVLVVFIICFLPFHVTRTLYYSFRSWDLSCGTLNAINLAYKVTRPLASTNSCLDPILYFLAGQKFVKFGGNKVALKTANQRALGGTPNSNMETSDNLNMIAKV is encoded by the coding sequence ATGGAGAACTTCCCAGGTCTGCGCTCCTGGAACATCAGTGCCAACTCGTCCACTGTTGTCTGCAGCGTGGAGGACAACACCTACAAGTGCAAATTCAATGAGGAGTTCAAGTACATCTTGCTGCCCGTCTCCTATggcattgtgtgtgtggtggggctgtgCCTCAACCTGCTGGCCCTCTACGTCTTCCTCTTCAGGATCAAGATCTGGAACGCCTCCACCACGTATATGTTCAACCTGGCTGTGTCGGATACTCTCTATGTTGTTTCCTTGCCCTTGCTGGTGTATTACTATGCCAAAGGGGACAATTGGCCCTTCAGTGTGGGCTTGTGTAAAATAGTCCGTTTCCTGTTCTACACCAACCTCTACTGCAGCATCCTCTTCCTGCTCTGCATCAGCGTCCACCGTTTCCTGGGCATCTgcttcccactgaagtcactgcgCTGGGGCCATGTCCGCTATGCACGGAGGGTGTCAGGCATGGTCTGGTTGATCATAATCACGTGCCAGTCACCGGTGCTCTTCTTCGTCACCACCAGCGTGAGGTGCGCGACCATCACTTGCCACGACACGTCGAGCAAGGAGCTCTTCGGCCAGTTTGTCATCTACAGCTCTGTGATGCTGGTGCTACTGTTCTGCATCCCTTTCCTGACCATCATCGTGTGCTACTGCCTGATGGCTCGGAAGCTGCTACAGCCCACCCGGGGCACCTCCCGGATGTCCAGGTCTAAAAAGAAGTCAGTCAAGATGATCATCATTGTCCTGGTTGTCTTCATCATTTGCTTCCTTCCTTTCCATGTCACTCGCACCTTGTACTACTCCTTCCGGAGCTGGGACCTGAGCTGTGGGACCCTCAATGCTATTAACTTAGCCTACAAAGTGACCAGGCCCTTAGCTAGTACCAACAGCTGCCTGGATCCCATTTTGTACTTCTTAGCAGGCCAAAAGTTTGTGAAGTTTGGA